A window of the Loxodonta africana isolate mLoxAfr1 chromosome 3, mLoxAfr1.hap2, whole genome shotgun sequence genome harbors these coding sequences:
- the LOC100661620 gene encoding pancreatic alpha-amylase, with the protein MMFYILVWDINSCWKEHCGLLSKMKFFLLLSAIAFCWAQYTPHTNPGGTSIVHLFEWRWADIALECERYLAPNGFGGVQVSPPSENAIINNPPRPWWERYQPISYKLCTRSGNEDEFKDMVTRCNNVGVRIYADAVINHMCGSGVSAGTNSTCGSYFNPGSKDFPAVPYSHWDFNDGKCKTGSGDIENYTDPYQVRDCRLVSLLDLALEKDYVRSKIAEYLNHLIDIGVAGFRIDASKHMWPGDVKAILDKLHNLNTSWFPEGSKAFIYQEVIDMGGEPIKGSEYFGNGHVTEFKYGAKLGTVLRKWNGEKMSYLKNWGEDWGFMPSDKAVVFVDNHDNQRGSGAGGASILTFWDSRLYKMGVGFMLAHPYGFTRVMSSFHWPRYFENGKDVNAWVGPPNNDGEIKEVTINPDTTCGNDWVCEHRWRQIKNMVAFRNVVDGQPFTNWWDNGSNQVAFGRGDKGFIVFNNDDWSLFVTLQTGLPAGTYCDVISGDKSDSNCTGIKIYVSSDGKANFSISNSAEDPFIAIHADSKL; encoded by the exons atgatgttctacatcctagtttg GGATATAAATAGTTGCTGGAAAGAACACTGTGGACTTCTAAGCAAAATGAAGTTCTTTCTACTACTTTCAGCCATTGCATTCTGTTGGGCTCAGTATACCCCACATACAAATCCTGGAGGAACATCTATTGTCCATCTGTTTGAGTGGCGCTGGGCTGATATTGCTCTTGAATGTGAGCGATACTTAGCTCCCAATGGATTTGGAGGGGTTCAG GTTTCTCCACCCAGTGAAAATGCTATAATCAATAACCCTCCAAGACCTTGGTGGGAAAGATACCAACCAATTAGCTACAAGTTATGTACAAGATCTGGAAATGAAGATGAATTCAAAGACATGGTGACTAGATGCAATAACGTTGGT GTTCGTATTTATGCGGATGCTGTAATTAATCATATGTGTGGAAGTGGTGTGAGTGCAGGAACAAACAGCACTTGCGGAAGTTACTTCAACCCTGGAAGTAAGGATTTTCCAGCAGTCCCATACTCTCACTGGGATTTTAATGATGGTAAATGTAAAACTGGAAGTGGAGATATTGAGAACTATACTGATCCTTATCag GTCAGAGATTGTCGTCTGGTTAGTCTTCTTGATCTTGCTCTGGAGAAAGATTATGTGCGTTCCAAGATTGCTGAGTATCTGAACCACCTCATTGACATTGGTGTGGCAGGATTCAGAATTGATGCTTCCAAGCACATGTGGCCTGGAGACGTGAAGGCGATTTTGGATAAACTGCATAATCTAAATACAAGTTGGTTCCCTGAAGGAAGTAAAGCTTTCATTTACCAGGAG GTAATTGATATGGGTGGTGAGCCAATTAAAGGCAGTGAGTACTTTGGAAATGGCCATGTGACAGAATTCAAGTATGGTGCAAAACTAGGCACAGTTCTGCGCAAgtggaatggagaaaagatgtcTTACTTGAA gaactgGGGAGAAGACTGGGGTTTCATGCCTTCTGACAAAGCAGTTGTCTTTGTGGATAACCATGACAATCAGCGAGGAAGTGGAGCTGGAGGAGCATCTATTCTTACATTCTGGGACTCCAG actGTATAAAATGGGAGTTGGATTTATGCTTGCTCATCCTTATGGATTTACACGAGTAATGTCAAGTTTCCATTGGCCAAGATATTTTGAGAATGGAAAA gaTGTTAATGCTTGGGTCGGGCCACCAAATAATGATGGCGAAATTAAAGAAGTTACAATTAATCCAGACACTACTTGTGGCAATGACTGGGTCTGTGAACATCGATGGCGTCAAATAAA gaacatgGTTGCTTTCCGTAATGTAGTTGATGGCCAGCCTTTTACAAACTGGTGGGataatggaagcaaccaagtggCTTTTGGAAGGGGAGACAAAGGATTTATTGTCTTTAACAATGATGACTG gTCATTATTTGTAACTTTGCAAACTGGTCTTCCTGCTGGCACATATTGTGATGTCATTTCTGGAGATAAAAGTGACAGCAACTGCACAGGAATTAAAATCTATGTTTCCAGTGATGGCAAAGCTAACTTTTCCATTAGCAACTCTGCTGAGGATCCATTTATTGCAATTCATGCTGACTCTAAGTTATGA